In the Mesorhizobium sp. WSM2240 genome, CCAGCCCTTGTTGCCGCGCATCGCCTCGCGGGCGATCGCAAATACCGAATATTTCCGCATGGGCGCTGGCCTCGTGGAAGCTGTCGTCTCTGATCAGAGGGCGAGGCATACCACTAGCGAAAAGCCGATGTCACCTTTGCGCTGTTTGCGACGGCGATTGCCGTTTTGCGCCGAACAGAAAGGTCTCAGGCAGCGCCAGCGAGCGGCCGGCGGAACGTGGCCGAGGAACAAATTTTTTGTCCGGGCCTTGTTAATGTGAAACTTCGATATATCTAAGTTGCATCTTAACATATCGAAAGGTACTCTAATGCATCCCTTCAGACATTGCGGCCACAGCCGCCACAACTGGAAATCCAGAGGGCCGCACGGCCATTTCGCCGAACGCGCCGAGCACCGCCATGGCGGCGGACGCGGCGGCAGGCGGCGCATCTTCGACCAGGGCGATCTCCGCCTTGTCGTGCTGCAACTGATTTCGGAAAAGCCCCGCCACGGCTACGACATCATCCGCGCCGTCGAGGAAAAGGTGGGCGGCGCCTACAGCCCGAGCCCCGGCGTCGTCTATCCGACGCTGACCCTGCTCGAAGACATCGGTCATGTCCGCGTGACGACCGACGAGAGCGCCAGAAAACTCCACGAGATCACCCCGGAAGGAACCGAGTTTCTCGAGCGGAACCGCGAGGCGGTCGACGCGCTTTTCGAGCGGATGGCTGGCATCCATGAGGCGCAGGGCCGAAGCGCGATGCCGCAGATCGTCCGCGCGACCGAGAATTTCAACCTGGCGCTCAGGATGCGGCTCAGCCGGCAGCCATTGACCAACGAGCAGGCCAACGCCATCGCCGCGATCATCGACCAGGCGGCGACGGCGGTCGAGCAGAGCTGACCTTTCACCGACATCGCCTGCGGGCCTGCTTAGCCGGTCCGCCACGAAGTCTTGCAGCCGCTCCTGCCCAGCGAAATTGCACTTCCGCCTTCCGCATGTATCGGGTGGTTCGTCCCTGTCCGATTTGCGACCACGGTCGCCGATGCCGGCAACCGCCGGTGGGAAATCGGAAGGACTGAGAAATGTTTTCACTCGTGAACAAGGTCGCGATCGTCACCGGCGCCAGTTCCGGTATCGGGCGCGCCACGGCAATTCTGTTCGCCGAACAGGGAGCGAGCGTCGTCGTCGCCGCACGGCGGCAGGCGGAACTGGATGCGCTGGCGCGCGAAATCTCCGACGCAGGCGGCGAGGCTGTCGCTCTTGCCGGCGACGTCAGGGACGAGGCCTATGCAAGGGCGTTGGTCGAACTGGCCGTGCAGAAATTCGGCGGTCTCGACATCGCCTTCAACAATGCCGGCATGGTCGGCAATGCGGGCTCCGTACCGGACATGGCGCTGGAAAGCTGGCGCGAAACGCTCGACACCAATCTGACCAGCGCGTTTCTCGGCGCGAAATACCAGGTTCCGGCTATGATCGAGCGCGGCGGTGGCTCGCTGATCTTCACTTCGACCTTCGTCGGCCACACTGTCGGCTTTCCCGGCATGGCGGCTTACGCGGCGAGCAAGGCCGGCTTGATCGGCCTTACCCAGGTGCTCGCCGCCGAATACGGAGCGAAGGGCGTTCGCGTCAACGCGCTGCTGCCGGGCGGCACCGACACGCCGGCGAGCATAACCAACGCTCCGGACGCGGGACCCGAGGTGCTGGCCTTCGTTGAAGGGCTGCATGCGCTAAAGCGGATGGCGAAGCCGGAAGAGATTGCCCGTTCGGCGCTCTATCTTGCCTCGGAGGCCTCCGCCTTCACGACCGGCGCCGCACTGCTGGCCGACGGCGGCGTGTCGATCAACCGCACATAAGCAACCGCAGGCGGCCGGGTTATCCAAGCTAGCGCACGGCAAATTTCCTCGCCGCAAGCGCTGCGGGCGCGAGATCGGGAACGCGAGGCTGGCGGCCGGATAGGGCCAGCCGCCAGCCGGCTGGTGCCCTTTTGGATTGGATCTGGATCCCCCAAAAGCCCATGCGGGAGAAATCCTATCATATTACTTTCTGCCGAACACCGTTTACTTTTTACTGAGCACCGTTTTCCAGACGTTCTTCACGGCACGGAATGAATGCCGCCGACAATTGCTGCCGTTGCCATGGATTGCTGCAACGCCTACATTGATCCGGCCGGGTCGGACGCAATTGACGGCTCCCCCTCGACATTCCCCGCTGATTCTGCTAACAGCCAGCGCAATTCGCGGTGGTGACCGCCGCGGAGGCTTGTGGCTATTGGCCCTTGCCTTTTGATTTCAAACCGAAAGACAGGATTGCCCGTGCAGGTACTCGTCCGCGACAACAATGTTGATCAGGCGCTTCGCGCGCTCAAGAAAAAGATGCAGCGCGAAGGCATCTTCCGCGAAATGAAGATGCGCGGACACTATGAGAAGCCTTCCGAGAAGCGCGCCCGTGAAAAGGCCGAGGCCGTTCGCCGCGCCCGCAAGCTGGCCCGCAAGCGCGCCCAGCGCGAAGGCCTTCTGCCGATGACGCCGCGCCCGGCTGCCGCCGCTGGCGCCGGAGCTCCGCGCACGCCGCGCTGATCTCGCCAATATTTCGTCCTTTTCAAAGGATACCGGAGGTGGGGCGATGGTGAGTCGCCACCACCTTTTTGTTTACCGGCAGCCTGAGGAAACACCATCGATGAATGCATCGCCCGGCAACGGCAGAATCTCGGGACGCGGCCTCGCAGTCGTTGCGGCCATTCTCTCAGGTTTCGCGCTGGCCGGCTGCACGACCACCCCGACCGGCGAACTCGCCACCATCGAAGTGGCGCAGGGCTCGGACGAGAACATCTCGTCGCTGTCGGCCGTCATCGCCCGCAATCCCAGCGACCCGGAAGCCTACAATGTGCGCGGATCGGCCTATGGCCGCGGCGGCAAGTACCGCGAGGCGCTGCGGGACTTCGACAAGGCGCTGGAACTGCGCCCGAATTTCTACCAGGCCTACGCCAACCGCGCGCTGATTCACCGCTTTCTTGGCGACCAGGCGAGCGCGCTCGCCGACTATAACCGCTCGATCCAGCTCAACCCCAGCTACGACGCGGCCTATATCGGTCGCGGCAATCTCTACCGCAAGGCGGGTCGCGTACAGGAAGCCTTCAACGACTTCCAGCGGGCCATCCAACTCGACACCACGGACCCGCGCGCCTACCACAATCGCGGCCTGATCTACCAGTCGCAGGGCCAGCACGCCTTCGCGATCGAGGACTTCTCGACCGCCATTTCGCTCGCGCCCGACGCCGCCGAGCCCTATAATGGCCGTGGCCTTTCCTACATTGCCACCAATGACGAGGAAAACGCCTTCACCGACTTCAACATGGCCATCAAGCTCGACGACAGGATCGCCGAGAGCTGGGCCAACCAGGCGCTGATCTACGAGCGCCGCGGCGACAAGCAGAGGGCGGCGAAATCCTATGCCCGCGCGGCCCAGTTGGACCCCAACTACAAGCCCGCCGTCGAAGGTCTGGCCCGCACCCGCGCCAGTTGAGTCGAGGCGGGCCACGCCCGCCGGAACCATGTCCGTCTCCGCCAGTTATGGGCCGTACGGGATACGAAGGAGACGTCGGGTGAGACAATCATACATTGCCGCCGCGGCAGCAGCCGCGCTTTCGGCTTTCGCCTTCTCCGCTCACGCGCAGCAGGCTGGCGTGGAACTCGGGCTGCTGGACTGCCAGGTGGAAGGTGGGACCGGCTTCATCATCGGCTCGACCAAGAACGTGAAATGCACCTTTACGCCGGCTGACAAGTCGTTTGCGCCCGAACCCTATTTCGGCGTGATCAGGAAGATCGGCCTCGATGTCGGCACGACGGGGACCACCTACATCCAGTGGCTGGTGCTGGCGCCCAGCGCCAATGTCTACGCGCCGGGCGCACTAGCCGGCGATTATGCCGGAGTAAGTGCGGAGGCTTCGGCCGCCGTCGGCGTGGGCGCGAACCTGCTCGTCGGCGGCTCGAACCAGACGTTCACACTGCAGCCGCTTAGCCTGCAGGCGCAGACCGGCGTGAATGTCGCACTCGGGGTCACCGACTTCCAGCTGCGCAGCATCGCCAACTGACGGGTCTGCAATGTTCGATCATGCCGGCTTCCGGGTCCGCGATCTCGAAGCGGCGCGGCGTTTTTATGACGCCGTTGCGGAAGCGCTCGGGCTTGCGACGGCCGACAACACCGATACCTCGTTCCTGCTCGGCCGCAGCGCCGCCGAGCCGATGCCGTTTCTGTGGATCGGAACCGACCAGCCCGCCTTCTGGTCGGAGAACCACATGGTTTCGGCCAGTCCTATCCACATCGCGTTCCAGGCCAAAGATCGCGCCGCGGTCGACGCGTTCTACCGGGCAGGGTTGGCCAATGGCGGAACCGACAATGGCGCGCCCGGCCCACGCGGGCCGGCGGAGATGAAATATTACGGGGCCTATGTGCTCGACCCTGACGGCAACAACATCGAGGCGGGTTTTCGCGGAGATTGAGCGGAGTTTTGCTGCTATCCTAACGCGCTCCCATACGCGGACATTCAGCCTCCTGCACCAATCGCCGTCAATCAATCGGAAGGTTCGAAGAGTGGTGTTCCCAGACCTTGGCGAGGCCACCCGCGCTGGTCTGCCACCTACCCGCCGATGGACTAGTTAAATTTTAACGCGAGGACCGTTCGAGCCCGGAGCGGACCTTTGTCAGCCGGTCGATGCGGCGGTGAAAACCGCCAACTGAGCCTCGAAAGCACGCTTGTAGGCGGGCCGCGCTTCGCCGCGGGCGACATAGGCGGACAGGTTCGGATATTCCTCCAGTAGACCTGATCCTTCCAGTCTGCGCAGCACCATCACCATCAGTAGATCACCGGCGCTGAACGCGCCGTCGAGCCAGTCGGCATCGCCAAGCCGACTGGAAAGCTGGTCCAGCCGGGCACGGATGCGATCGTCGAGGAAAGACAGGCGTTCTTCGCTGTACCAGGTCTCGTCGCGCTCCACGTAGGGGGCCTGTTCGCGCTCAACGATCGGCGGCTCCACCGTGTTGAGAGCGGCAAACATCCAGGTGATCGCGCGCGCCCGGGCATTCGCATCGTCCGGCAGCAGGCCGGCATGGCGCTCCGCGATATGGAACACGATCGCCCCCGTCTCGAACAGGGCGAGATCGCCTTCTTCATAGGTCGGAATCTGCCCGAAAGGATGAAGCGCGAGATGCGCGGGTTCTTTCATCGCTTTGAACGAAAGAAGACGGACCTCGTAAGGCTGGCCCACTTCTTCGAGCGCCCAGCGAACGCGCATGTCGCGCGCCAGACCCCTGCCGCGATCGGGCGACCGTTCAAAGGCAGTGATGGTGGGGGTCATTGGAACGCTCCTGGTGATTGCATGACGCTGTCGAGGGTGATGTGCCTGATTACGACGATCTTCTCATGGTGAGGTATCCGGTTCTTGCGCTTTGCATCCAGAGGACGAACGACCGGTGCGCCTTCCGACAACCGACATCGTGTTTTTGGCCACAGGATTTCGCGGTTCCGAACCTTCTACGCGCGGCCGTTTCCGCGAACGACCTGAAACCTTCCGTCAACGAAGGTCTCAAAGTGGCGCATCTCAGCCGTTTGCACAGCCGGATTCTCCTCCTGGCCCCAACGCTTCCGCTTGCTGGACGCGATGAGCCGCCCTATCCATGACCGCCACGAGGCGGCCATGAGTTACACCGGGGCGGAAAGAGTGGACTGGCGGGCGCTGTGGGCGAGCGGCGATCTCGCGCGATTTTGCTTCATCAGCCTCGGCATCCTGCTTCACGCCACCAACGAGACCATGGTCGCGACCGTCATGCCTGCCATGGTCGGCGACCTTTCGGGAGTGGAATTCGTCGGCTGGTCGCTCGCAGTCTACGAGATCGGCGCGATCACTGCCGGTGCTGCGGCGGGCCGGCTGGTCAGCTACGTGCCGCTGCGCACCAATATGGTGGTGGCCGCCCTGCTCTACGCGGCAGGCGCGCTGGTCTGCGCCATGGCGCCTTCCATGCCGGTTTTCCTGGCGGGCCGCGTGGTCGAAGGGCTGGGTGGCGGCGCGCTGGTGTCGCTGGCCTTCGTGTCCGTCGAGCGGCTCTTTCCTCGCAACATCTGGCCACAGCTTTTCGGCGTCATGTCGGCGATCTGGGGTGTCGCGGCCTTCTCCGGTCCGCTGATCGGAGCGCTGATTTCGCAGGCCTTCTCCTGGCGATGGGCATTCGGTCTGTTCGTCTTCGGCGGACTGGCCATGGCGATCGCCTGCTACGCCGTGCTGCGCAGCCCGGAGGCGACCACGCGAAAGGCTGCCGGCGTCGCACTGCCGCCCTTCCCTTTCGCCGCGCTCGCTTGCCTTGCGGCAAGCGTGCTCCTGATCGCGCTTGCTGGGGTCGACATCGAGATGCTGCGCTCGTCGCTGTTCCTGGCAGCCGGCCTTGGCGGGCTCGCGCTGTTCTTCGTGCTCGACGCACGCAAGCCGCCGTCGCGCCTGTTCCCCACGAGGCCGTTCGATCCGCGCTCGCCCGTCGGCACCGGCATGATCATGGTGTTCGCCTTCTCGATTGCGACCTGCTCCTTCGCGCTTTACGGTCCGCTCATCCTGACCACCCTGCACGACGTTCCGGTGCTGACAACGGGCTACATCATCGCCGCCGAATCGATCTCGTGGTCGATCCTGTCGATACTGGTCGCCAACGCGCCGCCGCGCAACGAGCGAGCGATCATCAGCGGCGGCGCGCTGATGATCGCGGCCGGCATTGCAGGCTTCGCCTACGCCGTACCGCTGGGGTCGATCCCGCTGATCCTGTTCTGCGCAGTGCTGCAGGGCGGCGGCTTCGGCATCGCCTGGCCGTTCGTGACGCGGGTGATCGTGGCGACAGCCGACCCGGCCGAAAGCACGGTGGCGTCGTCCGGCGTGCCGACCATGCAGCGCATCGGCTATGCGGTCGGGGCCGCAGTGGCCGGCATAATCGCCAACGTCGGCGGCTTTTCGGAGGGGCTCAGCGCTGAAACATCCGCCGGCGTCGCGGCCTGGATCTTCCTTGCGTTCCTGCCGCTGGGCGTCGTCGGCTGCCTGGCGGCGATGAAGCTGACCCGCGATTCGCGGGTCCTGCGGGAAGCTTAATCCAGCGGACCGGTCTAGGTCCTGCCCGGCCGCCAGCCGAGGCGCGACTCGATGCGGCGCGCGCTGGCTTTCACCAGCGCGATCAGGTCGGGATCCTTCTGCCTGACCTTCACGTCGGGAACCACGATCGAGATGGTTGCACGGCATGCGCCTTGGCTGTCGCGGATGGGCGCGGCGATGCAGGCGACGGAAAAGTCGGATTCGCCGGCCTGGATCGACAGTCCCTGCTCCAGCGCCGCGTGCGAGCTTGCCGCCAGCACGCCAGTGTCGGTCTCGGCGCGGCCGGTCGGAGAGGCGGTGGCCGAGCGTGCGAAGATCTCGCGCCGCTCCGCCTCGGGCAGATGGCCGACCAAAAGCCGCCCCGACGCCGTCCAGTTGAGCGGGCTGCGCGTGCCGACGCGCGAGGTGACCTGGAAATGATCCGAACCTTCGGCCATGGCCAGCACCACCATGTGGTCGCCGTCGCGGCCGCAGATCTGAATCGTCTCGCCGGAGGCGGCGGCGAGTTCGTGCATCTCCTCGGTGGCTATGGTGAGAAGGTCGAGGCTGCGCGCATAGGTGAGGCCGTAGTGATAGAGGCGCGGGCCGAGCCAGATCAGGCCGTTTTCCTGGCGCCCCAGCAGGTCCTTTTCGACCAGATCGTCGACGATGACATAAATGGTCGAAAGCGGCGCGCCGATGTGGCGGGCGATCTCGTAGGCGGTGGCCGGCCGCTCGACCTTCTGCAGGAAGTCGAGGATCTGCAGCGCCCGATCGATGCCGCTGGTGCGCGAACGGCGCACCTCGGCGGCGGGCGGGCGGGCGGGCTTTACATCGAGGTTCGTCATTATCCGCCGGATGCTCGCAGGATTGAACGTTCAGGGTACATTAGGATGTTTCCGCCCGCGCGGGAACGGCGATCAGTCCGGCCATTTCAGGATCGCCGCCTCCTGCCGCAACAGGCGCTCCGCAAACGGCGTGACGATCGTCTCGTTGGACATGCGGGACTTTTCCAGTTCCTCTGTCAGCCTCGCCGCGACCTTGTGCTCCTCGCCCGGATGCAGATTGCACGGGTCGAGGTAGAAATAGCCGTGCTCGACCTCGTGGTCGCGCACGATCACCGGCGGATCTCCGGCGGCGAGGCGGTCGGCGAGATCCCAGGCGCTGATCCGCGCCTCCGCCGGATCAATGCGGATTTTCAGCCGGTCAAGCGGATTGTTGGTAGGATCGGGCACGATCTCGGCGCTGACGCCGGGCTTGCCGGCAAGCGCCTCCAGCCAGCAGTCGAGTGCGCGGCGCTCGCGCGCGCGGATGCCTTCATGGTCGCGCGACTTCCACGCCGTCAGCGCAGCGAGCGCGCCGACTATGCCTTCCTTACCGACCTTCATGCCGCGGCCGATGCCGCGGTTCTGGAGATAGACGTTGCGCACGAGCGCCTTCGAGCCGGCGACGATGCCGGAGGTCGGGCCGCGTAGGAATTTATGGCCGGAATAGAGGACGAGGTCGGCGCCATCTGCGAGGAAGCCGGCGAGGTCGTATTCGGAGGCAGCATCGACGATGACCGGGACGCCGCGTTCGTGTGCGACGTCCGCGAATATTTTCAGCGGGATCTGGGCGTAGTCGACGACATGGTGCGAGACGACATAGACGGCGGCGGCGGTGCGCTCGTTGATCGCGCCGCGCAGATGATAGGCCGAGGCGCTGGTCGCCTGCCCGACCGGCACGACCTTGGCGCCGGTCAGCCTTATGCCCTGCTCGACCGGCGCGCCGTAGCTGATCATGTGGCCGGACTGGATGACGACTTCGTTCTTCAGGCCGGTCGTGTCCGGCAGCCGCTCGATGGCAGCAAGATCGGGCCCCGTCATGCTGGCTGCGACGGCCAGGCTGATCGCCGCCGAGCAGGAAGCGGTGACGAAGCCTGCCTCCGCGCCGGTGAGTTCGGCGATGACCTGGCTGGCGCGGCGATGAAGATCGCCCATGTCGACGAATTTGGTGAGGATCGCCGAAACTGCCTCGACGGCCTCGGGAACGACGATGGAAGCGCCAAGGGAGGTCATGGTGCCGGAAACATTGATGACCGGGCGGAGGCCGAGGTCGGCGCGGATGTCTTTGGTCGGCATTCTGTAAAGGCTCCGGGAGTTCATGAATTGATGGTCGTGGTCATCGGCGTCAATCCACCGCCACGATTGCTTCGATCTCGACGGTGATGCGGCCGGGCAGCGAGCCGTGGCCGACGGCGGAGCGGGCATGGACGCCCCTGTCGCCAAACACTTCGATGAGGAGGTCGGAGCAGCCATTGATGACCGACGGGTGGTTGGAGAAATCCGGCGTGGCGTTGACCATGCCGAACAGTTTTACGATGCGGCGCACGCGGGAAAGGTCGCCCAGCGCCTCGTGCATGACCGCGATGAGGTTGATGCCGGTGAGCCGGGCATGGGCATAGGCGGCTTCCGTCGAAATCTCCGCTCCGACCTTGCCGGTATGCAGGGAGCCGTCGGCCTCGCTCGGCCCCTGCCCCGAGAGATAGAGAAGGTTGCCCTCAAGCACGTGGGTGACGAAATTGGCGATGGGCGGCGGCGCTCCGGGAAGCGTAATCCCGAGCGCCTTGAGCCGGTCGTACGGCGTTGTTTCCGGACGCTTCAGAAGCTCGGAAATGGTCATGAAAACTCCAGTCAGGATGCTGTTTCGTTGTGGCGGATGCAGGCAACGAACTGGCCTCCGCCGACCGCCTCGATCGGCGGGATGGTTTCGGCGCAGGCCGGAATCGCCAGCGGGCAGCGCGTGCGGAAGACGCAGCCCGAAGGCGGGTTGATCGGCCTCGGAATGTCGCCATGCAGCGCGACATGCGTGCGCCGCCGGGTCGGATCGGGTATGGGCGCGGTGGCCAGCAGCGCTTTCGTGTAGGGGTGGCGCGGCGCGGCGTAGACGCGGCGGCTCGGCCCCCGCTCCATGACGCGGCCGAGATACATCACCACCACCTCGTCGCAGAGATATTCGACCACCGAGAGATCGTGGGCGATGAACAGCATGGTGAGGCCGAGGCTCTTCTGCAATTCGCTCAACAAATTGAGCACCTGCGCCTGGACCGAGACGTCGAGCGCCGAAACCGGCTCGTCGGCGACCACGAATTCCGGCTCGACTGCGAGCGCGCGTGCAATGCCGATGCGCTGGCGCTGGCCGCCCGAGAATTCATGCGGGAAGCGGGAAGCATGGTCCGGCGAGAGGCCGACCAGCGTCAACAATTCGGCGATGCGCTCGGCCCTTTTCTTTCCGCGCGAAAAACCGCGCGCGTCGAGCGCTTCGCCGATGATCGCCGCAATGCGCATGCGCGGATTGAGGCTGGAGAACGGATCCTGGAAGACGATCTGCAGCCGCCGGCGATAGGCGCGCATCTCGCGCGGCGTGAGCGAGAACAGGTCGACGCCGTCGAAGACCGCCTTGCCGCCGCTCGGCTCGACCAGCCGTAGGATGGAGCGGCCGGCGGTGGTCTTGCCGGAGCCGGATTCGCCAACCAGCCCGACGGTTGCGCCCTTTCGCACCTCGAAGCTGACGTCCTCGACGGCATGCACGATACGGCCGCCGCGTCCGGGAAAATGCTTTGTCAGGCCTTCGACGCTGAGCAGGACAGGCTGTTCGGCTGGCGATTGCCAGCTCTGGTCGGGGAGGCGCTTGGCGGCGGCGCTCATAGCTCGGCGCTCCTGATGCACCGCGAAAAGCCTACGCCGGCGGCAACAAGCGGTGGCGGCGCTTCGCGGCAGGCCTTCAGCGCGAATTTGCAGCGCGGCTCGAAGGCGCAGCCGGGCGGCAAAGCCGTGATCGGCGGCACGCTGCCGGGGATCGAATAGAGCGCCTGCCGCTCGCCGTCCGGGCTTATGTCGCGCGCGGCGTTGGGCGTGCAGGCGAGCAGGCCGCGCGTGTAGGGATGGCGCTGGTGCGCGAACAGATCGTTGACCGGAGCCTGCTCGACGACGCGGCCGCCATACATGACCACGACATTGTGCGCGATCTCGGCGACGACGCCGAGATTGTGGGTGATGAACAGGATCGACATGCCGAACTGCGCCTGCAGCCGACGGAGGAGATCGAGGATCTGCGCCTGGATGGTGACGTCGAGCGCCGTCGTCGGCTCGTCGGCAATCAGCAGCGAAGGGCCGCAGGCGAGCGCCATGGCGATCATGACACGCTGGCGCATTCCGCCCGACATCTGGTGCGGGTAGTCGTCGAGGCGCGATGCGGCGTCGGGGATTTCGACCAGCCTCAGCATCTCGAGCGCGCGGCTGCGCGCCTCGCTCCGGCCGATCGGCTCGTGCAGCGCGATCATCTCCCCGATCTGGTCGCCGACAGTGTAGAGCGGGTTCAGGCTGGTCATCGGCTCCTGGAAGATCATGGCGATCTCGCGGCCGCGGATCTTGCGAAAATCCTTCGGGCCGAAGGCGGCGAGGTCGTGGACCCGCTCCTTGCGGTCGCGGAAGAGGATGCTTCCGCCGGCGATCGCGCCCGGCCGCGACAGAAGACCCATGATCGACAGGCTTGTCACCGACTTGCCCGAGCCGGATTCGCCGACCACGGCCAACGTCTCGCCGCGCTTCAGGTCGAAAGTGACGCCGTCGACGGCCTTGGCCGTCATGCGGCGGGTCACGAACCAGGTCTTCAGGTCCCGGACCGAAAGAATGGTGTCGGCGTCCAGCGTCGCGGTCATGACTTCCACCCGCAATGCGGACAGGCGTGCCCGTCGTTCGAGCCTTCCGCCGGCACATGCCTATGCGCCGTCACAGCTTCCGCGCCGAGGACGGCGTAGCGCGGCTCGAAGAGCCGGTTGAGCCGGCTGGTCGCGCCCTGCGAATCCTTCACCGTCAGATCCGAATCGACCACGTCGAACAGGGTGAATTCGGCCGGTTTGCCCTTTTCCAGCAGATTGTCCGCCGGCAGGCGGATGGCGCGGCGCGGCGCTGTGGTCGAGGCCGCCACGACATCGTCGAGCTTCATCCCGAGCGACAGAAGTTTGGACATTGTGGTCGCCATGTCCCAGACCGAGCCGTCGAGCGAACGGTTGTGCAGGTCGGTCGAGATCGTCCGCGGTTTCAGCCCGCGCGACAAAGCCGCCTTCGCCACGTCGAAGGAGAAGGATGCGCCGCCATGGCCGACATCGAGCACGATGCCGCGCGCCGCCGCCTGTTCGGCGAGCTGATAAAGGTCCTCGTCCTCCAGGATCGAACCGCCGGCCTTGCCGTTGAAGCAGTGGGTGACGATGTCGCCCTCGGTGAGCACGCCGAGCACATCGTCGTAGAGAGGCGGCGGTTCGCCGACATGCACCATCAGCGGCAGCTTCAGAATTCGGCAGAGTTTTTTTGCAAGCTTGACCGGTGCGAGATCCCAGCCGCCGGTGATGACGGCGCTGGCCCTGACCTTCAGCCCGACAATCACTTCGCGATTGGCCTCGACCGCGGCGATGGTGCGGTCGATGTCGATCGAGCGCATGTCGATGAGTTCGCTGACGCGGTTGCAGGCGACGAGGCCGATCGAACCGAGATTGAGGAATGCGTAAATGTTTTCGCGGGCGGGCTCAATTATGAATTCGCGCAGGCCATGGAAATTGGCCTCGCCGGCCGAGCCGGCGTCTACCATGGTGGTGACGCCGCGCGTTGCGCCGCATTGCTCCGGCTTCAGCGATATGTCGGTGCCGCCATACCAGACATGGACATGAAGGTCGGTCCAGCCCGGCGACACGAATGCGCCTTTGGCTTCGACGATGCGGACGTCGCCGTCGGCTTCGATCCGCGCCGAGACTTCGGCGATGCGGCCGTCCCTGCCGATCATTATGTCCAGCGGCGTGTCGGACATTAACTTTTCGCCGAAGCCGATCGGCTTTGCGCCCTTGAGGAGCAGCGGCTGGGCGGCGGGCTTAAAACGGTTGCCGATCATGTGTCAGATGTCCTTCGCAAGTCGCGGGTCGAGAAGGTCGCGCAGGCCGTCGCCAACCAGTTGCAGCGACAGAACGGTGAG is a window encoding:
- a CDS encoding aminotransferase class V-fold PLP-dependent enzyme, yielding MPTKDIRADLGLRPVINVSGTMTSLGASIVVPEAVEAVSAILTKFVDMGDLHRRASQVIAELTGAEAGFVTASCSAAISLAVAASMTGPDLAAIERLPDTTGLKNEVVIQSGHMISYGAPVEQGIRLTGAKVVPVGQATSASAYHLRGAINERTAAAVYVVSHHVVDYAQIPLKIFADVAHERGVPVIVDAASEYDLAGFLADGADLVLYSGHKFLRGPTSGIVAGSKALVRNVYLQNRGIGRGMKVGKEGIVGALAALTAWKSRDHEGIRARERRALDCWLEALAGKPGVSAEIVPDPTNNPLDRLKIRIDPAEARISAWDLADRLAAGDPPVIVRDHEVEHGYFYLDPCNLHPGEEHKVAARLTEELEKSRMSNETIVTPFAERLLRQEAAILKWPD
- a CDS encoding RidA family protein; this encodes MTISELLKRPETTPYDRLKALGITLPGAPPPIANFVTHVLEGNLLYLSGQGPSEADGSLHTGKVGAEISTEAAYAHARLTGINLIAVMHEALGDLSRVRRIVKLFGMVNATPDFSNHPSVINGCSDLLIEVFGDRGVHARSAVGHGSLPGRITVEIEAIVAVD
- a CDS encoding ABC transporter ATP-binding protein; translation: MSAAAKRLPDQSWQSPAEQPVLLSVEGLTKHFPGRGGRIVHAVEDVSFEVRKGATVGLVGESGSGKTTAGRSILRLVEPSGGKAVFDGVDLFSLTPREMRAYRRRLQIVFQDPFSSLNPRMRIAAIIGEALDARGFSRGKKRAERIAELLTLVGLSPDHASRFPHEFSGGQRQRIGIARALAVEPEFVVADEPVSALDVSVQAQVLNLLSELQKSLGLTMLFIAHDLSVVEYLCDEVVVMYLGRVMERGPSRRVYAAPRHPYTKALLATAPIPDPTRRRTHVALHGDIPRPINPPSGCVFRTRCPLAIPACAETIPPIEAVGGGQFVACIRHNETAS
- a CDS encoding ABC transporter ATP-binding protein, encoding MTATLDADTILSVRDLKTWFVTRRMTAKAVDGVTFDLKRGETLAVVGESGSGKSVTSLSIMGLLSRPGAIAGGSILFRDRKERVHDLAAFGPKDFRKIRGREIAMIFQEPMTSLNPLYTVGDQIGEMIALHEPIGRSEARSRALEMLRLVEIPDAASRLDDYPHQMSGGMRQRVMIAMALACGPSLLIADEPTTALDVTIQAQILDLLRRLQAQFGMSILFITHNLGVVAEIAHNVVVMYGGRVVEQAPVNDLFAHQRHPYTRGLLACTPNAARDISPDGERQALYSIPGSVPPITALPPGCAFEPRCKFALKACREAPPPLVAAGVGFSRCIRSAEL
- a CDS encoding amidohydrolase/deacetylase family metallohydrolase, with the protein product MIGNRFKPAAQPLLLKGAKPIGFGEKLMSDTPLDIMIGRDGRIAEVSARIEADGDVRIVEAKGAFVSPGWTDLHVHVWYGGTDISLKPEQCGATRGVTTMVDAGSAGEANFHGLREFIIEPARENIYAFLNLGSIGLVACNRVSELIDMRSIDIDRTIAAVEANREVIVGLKVRASAVITGGWDLAPVKLAKKLCRILKLPLMVHVGEPPPLYDDVLGVLTEGDIVTHCFNGKAGGSILEDEDLYQLAEQAAARGIVLDVGHGGASFSFDVAKAALSRGLKPRTISTDLHNRSLDGSVWDMATTMSKLLSLGMKLDDVVAASTTAPRRAIRLPADNLLEKGKPAEFTLFDVVDSDLTVKDSQGATSRLNRLFEPRYAVLGAEAVTAHRHVPAEGSNDGHACPHCGWKS